In one window of Desulforhabdus amnigena DNA:
- a CDS encoding DnaJ C-terminal domain-containing protein translates to MAVKFRDYYEVLGVDRSVKQEEIQRAYRKLARKYHPDVNKSPDAENKFKEINEAYEVLKDPEKRKKYDQLGAHWKDGQDFRPPPGWETHFDFGRAGGPGRTEFHWGGTGGFSDFFEALFGGRGGEPFAGMRGARAQTWSQAGSDQEATIRISLEDAFHGATKSITLQMQSITPQGQVSVQSKNYEVKIPRGILNGQKIRLAGQGGEGIGGGPRGDLYLKVEIDPHPVYQVEGKDLTYILPLTPWEAALGAEVEVPTLSGPVTLKIPPGTQSRQKLRLRGKGMPSPKGVPGDLYVVVNIVVPKKPTERERELFEELRRVSRFRPRS, encoded by the coding sequence ATGGCTGTTAAATTTAGAGACTACTATGAGGTCCTGGGGGTGGACCGGTCGGTGAAGCAGGAGGAAATCCAGCGGGCCTACCGCAAGCTTGCCCGGAAATACCATCCTGACGTGAACAAATCGCCGGACGCCGAGAACAAGTTCAAGGAAATCAACGAAGCTTACGAGGTTCTCAAGGATCCGGAAAAGCGCAAGAAATATGATCAATTGGGAGCCCACTGGAAGGATGGACAGGACTTCAGACCGCCTCCGGGTTGGGAAACTCACTTCGATTTCGGCAGGGCCGGCGGGCCTGGCCGTACCGAATTCCACTGGGGGGGTACCGGGGGATTCAGCGATTTTTTCGAAGCCCTTTTCGGCGGCCGTGGTGGTGAGCCCTTTGCAGGGATGAGAGGCGCGCGTGCTCAGACTTGGAGCCAGGCGGGTTCCGATCAGGAAGCCACCATCCGCATTTCCCTCGAGGATGCCTTTCACGGGGCGACGAAATCCATAACCTTGCAGATGCAAAGCATCACGCCTCAGGGTCAGGTTTCCGTTCAGTCCAAGAATTACGAAGTCAAGATCCCCAGAGGGATACTGAATGGACAAAAGATCCGACTGGCAGGGCAGGGCGGCGAAGGGATAGGAGGTGGACCTCGCGGGGATCTCTATCTCAAAGTCGAGATCGATCCCCATCCCGTGTACCAGGTGGAAGGGAAGGACCTGACTTACATTTTACCCCTTACTCCCTGGGAAGCCGCATTGGGAGCCGAAGTGGAGGTTCCTACCCTGTCGGGTCCGGTAACTCTTAAAATACCGCCGGGTACTCAGAGCCGCCAGAAACTCCGGCTGAGGGGCAAAGGGATGCCCAGTCCCAAGGGAGTTCCGGGAGATCTCTATGTCGTGGTCAACATCGTGGTTCCTAAAAAACCAACGGAACGGGAACGGGAACTCTTTGAAGAACTCCGGAGGGTTTCCAGGTTCAGACCGCGGTCATAG
- the dnaK gene encoding molecular chaperone DnaK: MAKAVGIDLGTTNSVVAIWENGKTTVIPNAEGMRTTPSVVAYTEDGQRLVGQVARRQAILNPAGTIYSVKRFMGRKWGEVDEESKIVSYSVVRGPNDAVRFDIRGKSTAPEEVSALVLRKLVDDASKYLGEKVKEAVITVPAYFNDAQRQATKNAGEIAGLKVLRIINEPTAAALAYGLETKKNQTILVFDLGGGTFDVSILDVGEGVCEVRSTSGDTHLGGDDFDKRIVDWLAEEFKRETGIDIRFDRQALQRLYEGAEKAKCELSSMTATQINLPFIAADATGPKHLVMKLTRAKFEDLTHDLVQRCMKPVEQALADARLTPKDLDEVILVGGSTRIPAVQELVKRLTGGKQPNMSVNPDEVVAVGAAVQAAVLKGQMEDVVLLDVTPLSLGVETLGGVMTRLIERNTTIPSRREEIFSTAEDDQTAVDIVVLQGEREMAADNRVLGRFRLEGIRPAPRGLPQIKVIFDIDANGILNVTARDQETGKEQTVTISESTNLSKNEVERMIRDAEGHHAEDKRRREIVEARNHVDSLAYQLERTLKDLADKVPIHEKARSEELIETARKAVKDESVGKERYQELASDLQQALQMISASAYRQARGTGAEGPRGTYRESAADEDVIDAEFTESSR, translated from the coding sequence ATGGCAAAAGCGGTAGGTATAGACTTGGGAACAACCAATTCGGTGGTCGCCATCTGGGAAAATGGGAAAACCACGGTGATTCCCAATGCGGAGGGAATGCGAACTACGCCTTCCGTCGTGGCCTACACGGAAGATGGACAAAGACTGGTGGGGCAGGTGGCAAGGCGCCAGGCGATCCTGAATCCCGCTGGGACGATATACTCGGTAAAACGTTTTATGGGACGCAAATGGGGTGAAGTGGACGAGGAATCGAAAATCGTTTCTTACTCGGTGGTCCGCGGCCCAAATGATGCCGTCCGTTTTGACATTCGCGGCAAATCGACCGCCCCCGAGGAAGTTTCCGCACTGGTACTGAGAAAGCTCGTAGACGACGCTTCCAAATATTTGGGAGAAAAGGTCAAGGAAGCGGTCATCACGGTTCCGGCCTATTTTAATGACGCTCAACGCCAGGCCACCAAGAATGCGGGAGAGATCGCCGGACTCAAAGTGCTCCGCATCATCAACGAACCCACGGCGGCGGCTCTGGCTTACGGACTGGAAACGAAAAAGAACCAAACCATCCTGGTGTTCGATCTGGGCGGCGGGACCTTCGATGTTTCCATCCTGGATGTGGGCGAAGGAGTCTGTGAAGTCCGCTCCACTTCCGGTGACACGCATCTTGGCGGCGACGATTTCGACAAGCGCATCGTCGACTGGCTTGCAGAGGAGTTCAAACGGGAGACGGGAATCGATATCCGGTTCGACCGGCAGGCCCTGCAGCGGCTCTACGAAGGGGCGGAAAAGGCAAAATGCGAGCTATCGAGCATGACCGCAACCCAGATCAATCTACCCTTCATCGCGGCAGATGCCACGGGACCCAAACACCTGGTCATGAAACTGACCCGGGCAAAGTTCGAAGACCTTACCCACGATCTCGTGCAACGGTGCATGAAACCCGTGGAGCAGGCCCTGGCGGATGCCCGTCTGACCCCAAAGGACCTGGATGAAGTCATCCTCGTGGGCGGCTCGACCCGAATCCCCGCCGTTCAGGAACTGGTGAAGCGACTCACCGGCGGGAAGCAGCCCAATATGAGCGTCAATCCCGACGAAGTGGTGGCCGTGGGCGCCGCCGTTCAGGCAGCCGTTCTCAAGGGCCAGATGGAGGATGTGGTGCTCCTCGATGTGACGCCGCTTTCCCTGGGTGTGGAGACACTCGGCGGGGTCATGACCAGGCTCATCGAACGGAACACGACCATTCCCTCACGGCGCGAAGAGATTTTTTCGACAGCCGAGGACGACCAGACGGCCGTCGATATCGTGGTCCTGCAGGGTGAACGGGAAATGGCTGCGGACAACCGGGTTCTGGGGCGGTTCCGTCTGGAAGGAATTCGACCGGCACCGCGCGGGCTTCCGCAGATCAAAGTGATTTTCGATATCGATGCCAACGGCATTCTGAATGTGACGGCTCGCGATCAGGAAACGGGCAAAGAACAGACCGTCACCATTTCCGAATCTACAAATCTTTCAAAAAATGAAGTGGAACGCATGATTCGGGATGCGGAAGGGCATCATGCTGAAGACAAGAGGCGCCGTGAAATCGTGGAAGCCAGGAATCATGTGGATTCGCTGGCCTACCAGTTGGAACGGACTCTCAAAGATCTGGCCGACAAGGTTCCCATCCATGAAAAAGCGCGTTCGGAAGAACTCATTGAAACCGCACGTAAAGCCGTCAAAGATGAGAGCGTGGGGAAAGAACGTTATCAGGAGCTGGCGAGCGACCTTCAGCAGGCGCTCCAGATGATCTCGGCTTCTGCCTACCGGCAGGCGCGAGGGACTGGTGCGGAAGGTCCCCGCGGGACCTATCGGGAATCCGCCGCTGATGAGGATGTCATCGACGCTGAGTTTACTGAATCTTCCCGCTAG
- a CDS encoding DUF2284 domain-containing protein — MGDDRMIAGKWKGIEKMKEERDTAGLQELIQLACRLGASEAAVITAGDISVEDDLADLCKEPGCEKYGQAASCPPYVSGPSGFRELLRKYKRAVVFKIEVPSEVLFSDERRDVFRLLHEIAAGIERAAVLMGYRDSKAFAGGSCKDLFCQDHARCRVVSEGGACRHPDHARPSMSGFGINVTKLMQATGWSMNRAVQGTGRDSTSMGTVCGLVLIQ, encoded by the coding sequence GTGGGTGATGATAGAATGATTGCCGGCAAATGGAAGGGGATAGAGAAAATGAAGGAAGAAAGGGATACAGCGGGGCTTCAGGAGTTGATTCAACTGGCGTGTAGGCTGGGTGCGAGTGAAGCCGCAGTGATCACTGCCGGAGACATCTCTGTTGAGGATGATTTGGCGGACTTGTGCAAGGAACCGGGATGCGAAAAATACGGACAGGCAGCCAGTTGTCCGCCTTATGTTTCCGGGCCGTCCGGGTTTCGGGAGCTTTTGAGAAAATATAAACGGGCGGTGGTATTCAAGATCGAGGTCCCTTCGGAAGTCCTGTTTTCCGATGAGCGCCGGGATGTATTCAGGTTGCTTCATGAAATTGCCGCCGGTATCGAACGGGCGGCGGTTCTCATGGGATATCGTGATTCAAAGGCCTTTGCAGGCGGCTCCTGTAAAGACCTTTTTTGTCAGGATCATGCCAGGTGTCGGGTGGTGAGCGAGGGGGGGGCATGCAGGCATCCGGACCACGCCCGGCCCTCCATGTCCGGTTTCGGGATCAACGTCACCAAACTGATGCAGGCTACTGGATGGTCCATGAACCGTGCAGTCCAGGGAACCGGTCGGGATTCGACGTCGATGGGAACGGTTTGCGGGCTGGTTTTGATCCAATAG
- a CDS encoding vitamin B12-dependent ribonucleotide reductase — MTLVKKEPTLNLTPNALVVLRKRYLKKNDKSEPIETPEELFWRVAKAIAKGDASYEGAERIEETSYKFYRLMASLDFIPNSPTLMNAGRRLGQLAACFVLPVEDSIDSIFEAIKHAAMIHKSGGGTGFSFSRLRPENDKVLSTQGIASGPVSFMTVFDSATETVKQGGTRRGANMGILRVDHPDIEKFITCKTDNDRMTNFNISVAVTDSFMEAVERDMDYDLINPRTREPSGRISARKIFDQIVNAAWKNGEPGIVFIDAMNRFNPTPHVGMIESTNPCGEQPLLPYESCNLGSINLSHMVRDGKIDFAYLREVVWDAVHFLDNVIEVNKYPLPKIQELTKANRKIGLGVMGFADMLIGLGISYNSEEAVQTAEEVMAFIQKESKAASAHLGETRGNFPNYKGSAYDRPDTPFMRNATTTTVAPTGTISIIGSCSSGIEPLFAISFVRKVLDNEELLEVHPLFQKVAKERGFYSEELMKRIAERGSIKDFMEIPEDVRRVFVVSHDVSPEWHIRIQAAFQKHTDNAVSKTINFPFAATVEDVATAYLKAFQLGCKGLTIYRDGSRDLQVLNIQRKPQYPQVEPRPRPDRTTGFTERIDTGCGKLYVTINRDEYGYCEVFAQMGKAGGCAYSQIEATSRLISLALRSGVKMEAIVRQLMGIRCPSPVWKNGEQVVSCSDAIAKVLNHHAETHVASVAAEMGACPDCGSAVEHEGGCIVCRSCGFSRCS, encoded by the coding sequence ATGACTCTGGTGAAGAAAGAACCGACTTTGAATCTCACCCCCAACGCTCTGGTGGTTTTGAGGAAACGTTATCTCAAGAAAAACGACAAGAGCGAACCTATCGAGACACCGGAGGAGCTTTTCTGGCGAGTCGCCAAAGCCATTGCCAAGGGGGATGCATCATATGAGGGTGCGGAAAGGATTGAAGAAACCTCTTACAAATTTTATCGTCTGATGGCTTCTCTGGATTTTATTCCTAATTCCCCGACCTTGATGAACGCCGGGCGTCGGCTGGGCCAGCTTGCAGCCTGCTTTGTGCTGCCGGTTGAAGATTCCATCGACAGCATTTTTGAGGCCATCAAGCACGCAGCCATGATCCACAAAAGCGGCGGAGGCACAGGATTTTCCTTTTCTCGGTTGCGCCCGGAAAACGACAAGGTTCTTTCTACCCAGGGAATTGCCAGCGGGCCCGTCTCCTTCATGACCGTTTTCGATTCGGCCACTGAAACCGTAAAACAGGGGGGAACCCGCCGTGGCGCCAATATGGGCATCCTGCGGGTGGACCATCCGGACATCGAGAAGTTCATTACATGCAAGACCGATAATGATCGCATGACCAATTTCAATATTTCCGTGGCGGTTACGGATTCATTTATGGAAGCGGTGGAAAGAGACATGGACTATGATCTCATCAATCCCCGCACCCGAGAACCTTCGGGAAGAATTTCCGCACGGAAAATTTTCGATCAGATTGTAAATGCGGCATGGAAGAACGGAGAACCCGGAATCGTTTTCATTGATGCCATGAACCGTTTCAATCCCACTCCTCATGTAGGGATGATCGAGAGTACCAACCCATGCGGCGAGCAGCCCCTTCTCCCCTACGAATCCTGCAACCTGGGTTCCATCAATCTTTCTCACATGGTTCGAGACGGAAAGATAGACTTCGCTTATCTGAGAGAAGTCGTCTGGGATGCGGTGCATTTTCTGGACAACGTCATCGAGGTCAATAAGTATCCTCTCCCTAAGATTCAAGAACTGACCAAGGCCAACCGCAAGATTGGACTCGGTGTCATGGGTTTTGCGGACATGCTCATCGGGCTTGGGATTTCCTATAACTCGGAAGAGGCGGTTCAAACGGCCGAAGAAGTCATGGCATTCATTCAGAAAGAGAGCAAGGCGGCCTCGGCGCACCTGGGCGAAACACGCGGAAATTTTCCCAACTACAAGGGTTCCGCCTACGACCGGCCGGATACTCCCTTCATGCGCAATGCCACGACGACGACCGTTGCCCCCACGGGAACGATCAGCATCATCGGGAGCTGTTCCAGCGGAATAGAACCCCTGTTTGCCATCAGTTTCGTCCGCAAGGTATTGGACAATGAGGAACTGCTTGAAGTACATCCCCTTTTCCAGAAGGTAGCCAAAGAGCGGGGATTCTATTCGGAAGAGCTCATGAAACGCATTGCGGAACGTGGGAGCATCAAGGATTTCATGGAAATTCCCGAAGATGTGCGCCGCGTTTTCGTGGTTTCCCACGACGTCTCACCCGAATGGCACATCCGCATTCAGGCGGCTTTTCAGAAACATACGGACAATGCCGTCAGCAAGACCATCAACTTTCCTTTCGCCGCCACCGTCGAGGATGTAGCAACCGCCTATCTCAAGGCTTTTCAATTGGGGTGCAAGGGTCTCACCATTTACAGGGACGGCAGCCGTGACCTCCAGGTTCTCAACATTCAGCGCAAGCCTCAATACCCGCAGGTGGAGCCTCGCCCGCGGCCGGATAGGACCACCGGCTTCACGGAACGCATCGACACGGGCTGCGGAAAGCTTTACGTGACCATCAACCGGGACGAATACGGATACTGCGAAGTTTTTGCCCAGATGGGGAAAGCCGGAGGGTGCGCCTACTCTCAGATCGAAGCCACGAGCCGTTTGATTTCGCTGGCACTGCGTTCCGGAGTCAAAATGGAAGCCATCGTCAGGCAGTTGATGGGCATCCGTTGTCCGTCTCCCGTATGGAAAAACGGGGAACAGGTGGTTTCCTGCTCGGACGCCATTGCAAAGGTTCTCAACCATCATGCGGAAACCCACGTGGCTTCCGTTGCGGCTGAAATGGGAGCCTGCCCCGACTGCGGTTCCGCTGTGGAGCACGAAGGGGGCTGTATTGTCTGCCGTTCCTGTGGGTTCTCACGCTGCAGCTAA